In Candidatus Nitronauta litoralis, one DNA window encodes the following:
- the rplM gene encoding 50S ribosomal protein L13 has product MKTFSAKQSDVVKKWVVIDAEGQAVGRVASKAASIIRGKTKPIYTPHVDTGDNVIIVNAAKVKMTGKKWLQKEYYWYTGHPGGLRSLRAEEILAKKPSDLLKEAINGMLPKNRLGRTLRLNYRIYDTAEHPHIGQEPEVVTI; this is encoded by the coding sequence ATGAAAACGTTCTCCGCCAAACAGTCGGATGTGGTCAAAAAGTGGGTCGTGATCGATGCTGAGGGGCAGGCTGTAGGCCGTGTTGCCAGTAAAGCGGCTTCGATCATTCGCGGCAAGACCAAACCGATCTACACACCTCATGTCGACACTGGAGACAATGTCATCATTGTCAATGCAGCGAAGGTCAAAATGACCGGGAAAAAATGGCTGCAAAAAGAATATTACTGGTATACCGGACACCCCGGTGGACTCAGGTCTTTAAGAGCTGAAGAAATCCTGGCAAAAAAACCGTCCGACCTTTTAAAGGAAGCCATTAACGGGATGCTGCCCAAGAATCGTCTGGGGCGTACACTCCGGCTCAATTACCGAATTTACGACACTGCAGAGCATCCACACATCGGGCAAGAGCCTGAAGTGGTCACCATTTAA
- the rpsI gene encoding 30S ribosomal protein S9 — protein sequence MEDRYYATGRRKEAVAKVWLHPGSGKITVNKRELSTYFGRPTTEMIVRRPLDMTETQGQFDVIATVVGGGLSGQAGALRLGISKALTLSNPDLRPTLKKAGFLTRDPREVERKKYGQPGARKRFQFSKR from the coding sequence ATGGAAGATAGATATTATGCCACCGGTCGAAGAAAAGAAGCTGTTGCGAAAGTATGGCTTCATCCCGGAAGCGGAAAAATCACCGTTAACAAACGGGAGCTGAGCACCTATTTTGGTCGACCGACCACGGAAATGATTGTTCGAAGACCTCTCGACATGACTGAAACCCAAGGGCAGTTTGACGTTATTGCGACGGTTGTAGGTGGAGGATTGTCTGGGCAGGCAGGTGCGTTGCGCCTCGGTATTTCCAAGGCCCTGACCCTTTCTAATCCGGATCTGCGTCCGACCTTGAAAAAAGCCGGGTTCCTCACCCGTGATCCCAGGGAAGTGGAACGTAAAAAATACGGTCAGCCCGGGGCTCGCAAGCGCTTTCAGTTCTCCAAGCGTTGA
- a CDS encoding N-acetyl-gamma-glutamyl-phosphate reductase: MIKACIAGATGYTGLELIRLLLQHPDIQIEYLTADSNKGKQLSEVCPSMAGIFDPELLELEPDLVSKCDVVFLALPHTASMDKVPELLKTGCRVIDLSADYRLHEQAVYESWYNTTHQSPQLLEQAVYGLPELHREKIKNAKLVANPGCYPTGAILGLAPLMQCDWATLDSVIADCKSGVSGAGRKLNTGTQFCEANEGVSAYGLTTHRHTPEIEQELSQLAGRSLNVVFSPHLMPMTRGILSTLYISTNRKVSVDEVREHFQKFYEGEPFIRILPPGKYPSTQGVARSNFCDIGFAVDERTNRLIIATAIDNLMKGASSQAVQNCNLMFHIPETRGLEAAPGFP; encoded by the coding sequence ATGATAAAAGCCTGTATCGCGGGAGCGACAGGGTATACCGGCCTGGAACTCATCCGGCTCCTGTTGCAACACCCGGACATTCAAATTGAATATTTGACAGCCGACAGTAACAAGGGCAAGCAACTGTCCGAGGTCTGTCCTTCCATGGCTGGGATTTTCGATCCGGAACTTCTGGAACTGGAGCCCGATCTGGTTTCGAAATGCGATGTGGTGTTCCTGGCTTTGCCGCACACCGCTTCCATGGACAAAGTACCGGAACTTTTGAAAACGGGATGCCGGGTCATTGATCTCAGTGCGGATTACCGATTGCATGAGCAGGCGGTTTACGAATCCTGGTACAACACGACACACCAATCTCCTCAGTTGCTGGAACAGGCAGTTTACGGCCTGCCGGAATTGCATCGCGAAAAAATAAAGAACGCGAAGCTGGTAGCCAACCCGGGTTGCTATCCTACAGGTGCGATACTGGGTCTTGCGCCGTTGATGCAATGTGACTGGGCGACCCTGGATTCGGTAATTGCAGATTGTAAATCGGGTGTCTCCGGAGCGGGGAGAAAGTTGAATACAGGAACCCAGTTTTGTGAGGCCAATGAAGGTGTCAGTGCCTACGGGTTGACCACGCACCGGCACACTCCGGAGATTGAACAGGAGTTGAGTCAGCTCGCAGGCCGCTCATTAAACGTCGTGTTCTCACCGCACTTGATGCCCATGACGCGCGGAATTTTATCGACTCTGTACATTTCTACTAATAGAAAAGTAAGTGTCGATGAGGTGCGCGAACACTTTCAGAAATTTTACGAGGGCGAACCGTTCATTCGCATCCTCCCTCCAGGTAAATATCCCTCCACTCAGGGTGTGGCTCGCTCCAACTTTTGCGATATTGGTTTTGCCGTTGATGAACGGACCAACCGGCTCATTATCGCCACTGCGATCGATAATCTGATGAAGGGTGCGTCCAGCCAGGCGGTTCAAAACTGTAACCTGATGTTCCATATTCCAGAAACACGAGGCCTTGAAGCGGCTCCAGGATTTCCTTAA
- the argJ gene encoding bifunctional glutamate N-acetyltransferase/amino-acid acetyltransferase ArgJ: protein MTTRIKNSKSVNIPGFKAGGIACGIKDSGIKDLALIYSDLPAVAAGVFTKNQVRAPSVDLDEAVLAKGHPIRAIVVNSGNANACTGKEGMDHCHTVIESTAKNLDIASKEVLIASTGVIGVPLPVDKILKGLPHLSRHVSSKSWEFAAEGILTTDLVPKMKSVEFVLDGKKISIGGIAKGSGMIAPNMATMLGFLATNASISKDALQEALSIAAGDTFNRITVDGECSTNDMVLALANGKAGNAEITPRSKSFNQFTEALTLVCRDLSFMIVKDGEGASKFVTILVEGARSREDAEALGKRVAESLLVKTALFGADPNWGRIVCALGDAGVQIKPEKVAISFNGMTIVENGAPLSDISMAKLRKKMKCREVEIVLNLNMGKASCPTYTCDLSYEYVRINAEYTT, encoded by the coding sequence ATGACAACACGAATCAAGAATTCAAAATCAGTGAACATCCCAGGATTTAAAGCGGGGGGCATCGCTTGCGGGATCAAGGATAGTGGGATCAAGGACCTTGCGTTGATTTACTCCGACCTGCCCGCCGTAGCGGCCGGTGTGTTCACAAAAAACCAGGTGCGTGCTCCCAGTGTTGATCTGGATGAGGCGGTGCTTGCCAAAGGACATCCGATCCGGGCCATTGTGGTGAACAGCGGTAACGCCAATGCCTGCACAGGAAAAGAGGGCATGGACCATTGCCATACTGTCATAGAGAGCACGGCAAAGAATCTGGACATTGCCTCTAAAGAAGTGCTCATTGCGTCTACAGGAGTGATCGGGGTTCCTCTTCCTGTTGATAAGATTTTAAAAGGGTTGCCTCATTTGTCGCGGCACGTGTCTTCCAAAAGCTGGGAATTTGCGGCGGAAGGCATTTTGACCACAGATCTTGTTCCTAAAATGAAGTCTGTTGAGTTTGTGCTTGACGGAAAAAAAATCTCGATCGGAGGAATCGCCAAAGGCTCGGGTATGATCGCGCCCAACATGGCCACCATGCTCGGGTTTCTCGCAACCAATGCTTCTATTTCAAAGGATGCTCTACAGGAAGCACTGTCCATTGCTGCAGGCGATACCTTCAACCGCATCACCGTTGATGGTGAGTGTTCGACCAACGATATGGTGCTGGCACTGGCCAATGGAAAAGCCGGGAATGCTGAAATCACTCCACGCTCAAAATCTTTCAATCAATTTACAGAGGCACTGACTCTGGTTTGCCGGGATTTATCGTTCATGATTGTAAAGGACGGGGAAGGAGCTTCGAAATTTGTTACCATCCTGGTCGAAGGAGCCCGGTCCAGAGAAGATGCGGAAGCCCTGGGGAAACGGGTTGCTGAATCTTTACTGGTAAAAACGGCGTTGTTCGGTGCTGACCCGAACTGGGGAAGGATCGTTTGCGCATTGGGCGATGCTGGGGTTCAGATCAAACCGGAGAAGGTAGCCATTTCTTTTAATGGAATGACTATCGTGGAGAACGGAGCGCCACTATCCGATATCTCCATGGCCAAGCTGAGAAAAAAAATGAAATGCCGGGAGGTTGAGATTGTTCTAAACCTCAACATGGGTAAGGCAAGTTGCCCCACCTACACTTGCGATTTGTCTTACGAATATGTTCGCATCAACGCAGAATACACCACGTAA